A single genomic interval of Streptococcus suis harbors:
- a CDS encoding zinc-binding dehydrogenase, translated as MKAAIYEKAGKMTVAEIEKPSLQAKDDVIIKVVRACVCGSDLWGYGEDIHHDHGDTNSGHEAIGIVEEVGEDITTLVPGDFVIVPFTHGCGHCDACRAGFDGTCDNHPGYTNWGNNYQSQYIRFHYGNWALVKIPGQPSDYSEGMIKSLLTLADVMPTGYHAARVADVKPGDKVVVIGDGAVGQCAVIAAKMRGASQIIMMSRHADRQQMALESGATAIVAERGEEGIAKVREILGGGADAALECVGTEASIDQALGVLHNGGRIGFVGVPHYNNHALGSTFAQNIIIGGGSASVTTYDKEILLDAVLKGDINPGRVFTQTYSLDNIDQAYKDMANRKTIKAMIMVD; from the coding sequence ATGAAAGCAGCTATTTATGAAAAAGCCGGTAAGATGACCGTTGCAGAAATCGAAAAACCTAGCCTTCAAGCCAAAGATGATGTCATTATCAAGGTCGTTCGTGCCTGTGTCTGTGGGTCGGACCTTTGGGGCTACGGAGAAGACATTCACCATGACCACGGTGACACAAACTCTGGTCATGAAGCCATCGGTATCGTTGAAGAGGTAGGCGAAGACATTACAACACTTGTTCCTGGTGACTTCGTTATCGTTCCATTTACACATGGTTGCGGACACTGTGATGCCTGTCGTGCTGGCTTTGACGGTACTTGTGACAACCATCCAGGCTACACCAACTGGGGCAACAACTACCAGTCTCAATACATTCGTTTCCACTACGGCAACTGGGCCTTGGTCAAAATTCCTGGTCAGCCAAGCGACTACTCAGAAGGCATGATCAAATCTCTCTTAACTCTGGCAGATGTTATGCCAACAGGCTACCATGCTGCGCGTGTTGCAGATGTCAAACCTGGTGATAAGGTGGTTGTCATCGGTGATGGTGCAGTGGGGCAATGTGCCGTCATTGCTGCAAAAATGCGCGGAGCTTCTCAGATTATCATGATGAGCCGCCATGCAGACCGCCAGCAAATGGCTTTGGAATCAGGGGCTACTGCCATCGTAGCAGAACGAGGTGAGGAAGGTATTGCCAAAGTCCGTGAAATTCTAGGTGGTGGAGCTGATGCCGCCCTTGAATGTGTCGGAACAGAAGCCTCAATTGACCAAGCCCTCGGCGTGCTTCACAATGGTGGTCGAATCGGCTTTGTCGGTGTGCCACACTACAACAACCATGCCCTTGGCTCAACCTTTGCTCAAAATATCATTATCGGTGGTGGCTCTGCTTCTGTCACAACCTATGATAAGGAAATTTTGCTCGATGCAGTTCTCAAAGGCGACATCAACCCAGGTCGAGTTTTCACCCAAACTTACAGCCTAGACAATATCGACCAAGCCTACAAAGACATGGCCAACCGTAAAACGATTAAAGCAATGATTATGGTGGATTAA
- the tehB gene encoding SAM-dependent methyltransferase TehB encodes MTVLVPYKRMPIWNQETVPQHFLTKHNTKVGTWAKIKVLKGQLKFEPISDDNEILGEFVYGPTDDVPFVEPQAWHRVTLLTEDTEFFLEFFCQPEDYFAKKYDYTRTHSEVLEALKIIEPCKVLDLGCGHGRNSLYLAQQGFEVTAVDKDVPSIRTLLQVKEAEDLDLQAGTYDINSASLEQDYDWIISTVVFMFLERDRVPAIIQNMQEQTRPGGYNLIVAAMDTEDAPCPMNFSFTFGAGELKEYYRDWELVKYNEDFGQLHKRDENGNFLKMRFATMLARKNV; translated from the coding sequence ATGACGGTTTTAGTTCCTTACAAACGCATGCCTATTTGGAATCAGGAGACGGTTCCGCAGCATTTTTTGACCAAGCACAATACCAAGGTGGGAACTTGGGCCAAAATCAAAGTCTTGAAGGGCCAGCTCAAATTTGAGCCGATTTCAGATGACAATGAGATTTTGGGAGAATTTGTCTATGGGCCGACAGATGATGTTCCCTTTGTAGAGCCGCAGGCTTGGCATCGAGTAACCTTGTTGACAGAGGATACGGAGTTTTTCTTGGAATTTTTCTGTCAGCCAGAGGATTATTTTGCTAAAAAGTACGACTATACTCGGACACATTCGGAAGTCTTGGAGGCCTTGAAAATCATCGAGCCTTGTAAGGTCTTGGACTTGGGCTGTGGTCATGGCAGGAACAGTCTCTACTTGGCTCAGCAGGGATTTGAGGTGACGGCAGTTGATAAGGATGTGCCAAGTATTCGGACACTCTTGCAGGTCAAGGAAGCAGAGGACTTGGACTTGCAGGCTGGGACCTATGACATCAACTCGGCCAGTCTGGAGCAGGACTACGACTGGATAATCTCAACTGTGGTCTTCATGTTTTTGGAGCGTGACCGTGTACCTGCCATTATCCAAAATATGCAGGAGCAGACACGGCCGGGTGGTTACAACTTGATTGTAGCAGCCATGGATACGGAAGATGCCCCTTGTCCTATGAATTTCTCCTTTACCTTTGGAGCAGGTGAGTTGAAGGAATACTATCGTGACTGGGAACTGGTCAAATACAATGAAGATTTTGGTCAACTCCATAAGCGGGATGAAAATGGCAATTTCCTTAAGATGCGGTTTGCGACCATGTTGGCTAGAAAAAATGTGTAA
- a CDS encoding heavy metal translocating P-type ATPase, with translation MKQASYPIQGMTCASCAMTVEKAVGKLAGMEEASVNLATEKLSVSYDEKLLGLEDIRQAVEKAGYQLVDNLVTESYDIAGMTCASCAMTVEKALGKLEGVEEVSVNLATEKATIRYSRDRQNPASLERAVEQAGYQLIRPEEVEEAADEGPSKEEKLWHRFVWSAAFTLPLLYIAMGPMLPWGGFPLPALLHQPLVYAVSQVILLIPILYIGRSFFQKGFKTLLQGHPNMDSLIAVGTGAALVQGLLMIAFLLMGKEVAMHGHHPELYFESAAVILTLITLGKYFEARAKGQTSEAIKKLMDLAPKTAQVLRNGQEIQVPIEEVVVGDQVIVRPGQQIPVDGQVLEGQTRVDESMLTGESLPVKKALGDNVFGGTLNQQGAITMQAIKVGRDTTLAQIIRLVEEAQGSKAPIAKLADQVSAVFVPVVMGLALLSGLAWYFLGQESWIFSLSIIIAVLVIACPCALGLATPTAIMVGTGKGAENGLLFKSGQAIETLQGVNTIVFDKTGTITEGKPQVTDIHLLSTKNREQVLQLAASSEQFSEHPLAQALLQAARTEKIVLLPATDFQALSGRGLSVTIAEQTIYLGNERLMREQGIDVSKGRAVAETFAHQAKTPVFLASQQEVLAVIAIADKVKETSRQAVQALQTMGLEVVMLTGDNEKTAKAIAKEVGIEQVVSQVMPDDKANQVKFLQEQGKTVAMVGDGINDAPALAQAHVGLAIGSGTDIAIESADIVLMHSDILDVVKAVKLSQVTMRTIKQNLFWAFAYNVIGIPIAMGLLHVFGGPLLNPMFAGAAMALSSVSVVLNALRLKRVKL, from the coding sequence ATGAAACAAGCAAGCTATCCCATTCAAGGTATGACCTGCGCTTCCTGTGCTATGACGGTTGAGAAAGCGGTTGGCAAATTAGCAGGAATGGAAGAAGCTAGTGTCAACCTAGCGACTGAAAAATTGAGTGTTAGCTATGATGAAAAGCTTTTGGGACTAGAGGATATTCGTCAGGCAGTTGAAAAGGCGGGGTACCAGCTAGTCGATAATTTGGTAACCGAGTCTTATGATATTGCAGGCATGACCTGCGCTTCCTGTGCTATGACAGTTGAAAAAGCTCTGGGCAAACTAGAGGGTGTAGAAGAAGTCTCTGTCAATCTAGCAACAGAAAAGGCGACTATCCGTTATAGCCGTGATAGGCAAAATCCAGCTAGTCTTGAAAGAGCAGTTGAGCAAGCAGGTTATCAGCTGATTCGACCAGAAGAAGTAGAAGAGGCTGCGGACGAGGGACCGAGCAAGGAAGAAAAGCTGTGGCATCGATTTGTCTGGTCAGCAGCATTTACTCTTCCATTGCTCTATATTGCTATGGGGCCTATGTTGCCTTGGGGTGGTTTTCCATTACCAGCTTTGCTCCACCAACCGCTAGTCTATGCGGTCAGTCAAGTCATCTTGCTCATCCCTATCCTCTATATCGGACGCAGTTTTTTCCAAAAAGGCTTTAAAACTCTCTTGCAAGGCCATCCAAATATGGATTCCTTGATTGCTGTTGGGACAGGGGCAGCCTTGGTTCAAGGTCTTTTGATGATTGCGTTTCTTCTGATGGGGAAAGAAGTGGCCATGCACGGTCACCATCCAGAACTGTATTTTGAATCAGCCGCCGTTATCTTGACCTTGATTACCCTAGGAAAATATTTTGAAGCTAGAGCCAAAGGTCAGACTTCTGAGGCCATTAAGAAATTGATGGATCTGGCTCCTAAGACGGCTCAGGTCTTGCGAAATGGTCAGGAAATACAAGTGCCGATTGAAGAAGTGGTGGTCGGTGACCAGGTCATTGTTCGTCCTGGGCAACAGATTCCTGTTGATGGTCAGGTTCTCGAAGGTCAAACACGTGTGGATGAGTCTATGCTGACGGGTGAGAGCCTACCAGTGAAGAAAGCTCTAGGCGATAATGTTTTTGGTGGTACCCTAAACCAGCAAGGCGCCATTACCATGCAGGCTATCAAGGTTGGTCGTGATACGACTCTAGCTCAGATTATTCGCTTGGTAGAAGAGGCTCAAGGGTCTAAGGCTCCCATTGCCAAATTGGCTGATCAAGTTTCTGCCGTCTTTGTTCCAGTTGTCATGGGCTTGGCTCTCTTGTCGGGTCTGGCCTGGTACTTCTTGGGTCAAGAATCATGGATTTTTTCACTAAGTATTATCATCGCCGTCTTGGTCATCGCCTGCCCTTGTGCTCTGGGATTAGCAACCCCTACGGCTATCATGGTTGGAACTGGAAAAGGTGCAGAAAACGGTCTTTTGTTCAAGTCAGGTCAAGCTATTGAAACCCTACAAGGTGTGAACACCATTGTCTTCGACAAGACTGGGACCATTACTGAGGGCAAGCCACAAGTGACAGACATCCACCTTTTGTCTACTAAAAATCGTGAGCAGGTCCTCCAGCTGGCAGCAAGTAGCGAGCAATTTTCCGAGCATCCCTTGGCTCAGGCTCTCCTGCAAGCAGCTCGGACAGAAAAGATTGTTCTCTTGCCCGCCACCGATTTTCAGGCACTTTCTGGTCGTGGTCTTTCGGTGACAATAGCAGAGCAGACCATCTATCTGGGAAATGAACGGTTGATGCGGGAACAGGGAATTGATGTTTCCAAAGGACGTGCAGTTGCGGAAACATTTGCCCATCAAGCCAAGACGCCTGTTTTCCTAGCCAGCCAGCAAGAAGTACTAGCAGTCATTGCCATTGCTGATAAAGTAAAAGAGACCAGCCGTCAGGCTGTTCAGGCTCTGCAAACCATGGGACTAGAAGTTGTCATGCTGACAGGAGATAATGAAAAAACTGCCAAAGCCATTGCCAAGGAAGTCGGCATTGAGCAGGTGGTCAGTCAGGTCATGCCAGACGACAAGGCCAACCAAGTCAAGTTCTTACAAGAACAAGGCAAGACAGTCGCTATGGTGGGGGATGGCATCAACGATGCCCCAGCTCTAGCTCAAGCCCATGTGGGCCTAGCCATTGGTTCAGGGACTGATATTGCCATTGAGTCTGCCGATATTGTTCTCATGCATAGTGATATTTTGGATGTGGTCAAGGCTGTCAAACTCAGCCAGGTAACCATGCGGACCATCAAACAAAATCTCTTCTGGGCCTTTGCTTACAATGTGATCGGCATTCCAATCGCCATGGGTCTGTTACATGTATTTGGTGGACCTCTGCTCAATCCTATGTTTGCAGGTGCAGCCATGGCCCTCAGCTCAGTGTCAGTCGTTTTGAACGCACTGCGATTGAAAAGGGTGAAACTGTAG
- a CDS encoding C69 family dipeptidase, whose amino-acid sequence MKKTFVRIATFLMLVCLFPAQLVQACSGFIIGKGLTTDGSILYGRTEDYPYPPDNGAHNKNYIVVPAASYAEGDMLVDETFGFTAPHLANEFKYTSTPDAACGDGSNGNYGAHGFNEKGVSMTATVTAIPNAKVLAVDPLVEAGGLGEPILIDYVLPRVTSAREGVELIAKTIDEKGSAEGNIVIIADKNEVWYMEILSGHQYVAIKFPEDKYAIFANTYYLGHVDFTDTENVIASAKVEEVAKQADNYVTVDGQFHIAKSYGPATYAEADRSRVYAGIKLMDPASPVTYEDAVYDLLRQPTDPSRRFSLQDTFALQRNRFEHLPEFRPDDEAGKVKQGDNGANDQAADATYKYALGNENVIDAHVYQINSSLPSAFGGTVWLGLAQTRNTPYVPFYGIVTDTYEAFKNRSASYDTNSWYWTVQNIDKMAISHPELFGTSIQEKWIALESEWIAAQAALDAQYAGLSEDAAVALAPTVTEETLARSAEIFAQLKAVEAEMMAKIEAATTPSSSSTDSSSSTEPSTSTEPSSSGTETSTSTSSSTSQSTSASDTGGATDTSSSSGTVVSSDNKVTPTNKKGKSSLPSTGEQVSLLLVALGVAGILTAIFLHRKKSSKE is encoded by the coding sequence ATGAAAAAGACTTTTGTTCGTATAGCCACATTTCTAATGTTGGTTTGCCTATTCCCTGCTCAACTTGTTCAGGCCTGCTCAGGCTTTATCATTGGGAAAGGGTTGACAACGGATGGTTCTATCCTTTATGGTAGGACGGAAGATTATCCCTATCCACCAGATAATGGAGCGCACAATAAAAATTATATTGTGGTTCCAGCAGCAAGCTATGCTGAGGGAGATATGTTGGTGGATGAGACTTTTGGTTTTACAGCACCACACTTGGCAAATGAGTTCAAGTACACCTCTACGCCTGACGCGGCATGTGGCGATGGTTCAAATGGTAATTATGGGGCGCATGGTTTTAATGAAAAAGGCGTATCTATGACTGCTACTGTAACAGCTATTCCAAATGCTAAAGTCTTGGCAGTTGATCCTCTAGTTGAAGCTGGAGGGCTGGGAGAACCAATTTTGATTGATTATGTTCTTCCTAGGGTCACTAGTGCGCGTGAAGGTGTTGAGCTGATTGCAAAGACAATCGATGAAAAAGGCTCAGCAGAAGGGAATATTGTTATTATTGCCGACAAAAATGAAGTTTGGTACATGGAAATTTTGTCAGGTCATCAATATGTAGCCATCAAGTTCCCTGAAGACAAGTATGCAATTTTTGCAAATACTTATTATCTAGGTCATGTTGATTTTACCGATACAGAAAATGTGATTGCTTCTGCAAAGGTTGAAGAAGTAGCCAAGCAAGCGGATAATTATGTGACAGTCGATGGACAGTTCCATATCGCTAAATCATACGGTCCTGCAACTTATGCTGAAGCAGACCGTTCCCGTGTGTATGCAGGTATTAAATTGATGGATCCAGCATCGCCTGTAACCTATGAAGATGCTGTGTATGATTTGCTACGTCAGCCAACAGATCCAAGTCGTCGCTTTAGTTTACAAGATACTTTTGCCTTACAACGTAACCGTTTTGAACATCTTCCAGAATTTCGTCCAGACGATGAAGCAGGCAAGGTAAAACAAGGGGATAATGGTGCGAATGACCAAGCGGCAGATGCGACTTATAAATACGCTCTTGGTAATGAAAACGTCATCGATGCCCATGTTTATCAGATCAATAGTAGCTTACCATCAGCCTTCGGTGGCACAGTGTGGTTGGGCTTGGCTCAGACAAGGAATACACCGTATGTTCCATTTTATGGTATTGTGACTGATACTTATGAAGCCTTTAAAAATCGCTCAGCTTCTTATGACACGAATTCATGGTACTGGACGGTACAAAATATTGATAAGATGGCCATCTCACACCCAGAGTTATTTGGCACATCGATTCAAGAAAAATGGATTGCTCTTGAAAGTGAATGGATTGCTGCACAGGCAGCTCTTGATGCTCAATATGCTGGACTTTCAGAAGATGCAGCCGTAGCTCTGGCTCCAACTGTAACCGAGGAAACCTTGGCTCGTTCAGCAGAGATTTTTGCCCAACTAAAAGCTGTTGAAGCTGAAATGATGGCAAAAATTGAAGCAGCAACAACTCCGTCATCCAGCAGCACCGACTCATCAAGTAGTACCGAACCATCGACCAGCACTGAGCCATCATCAAGTGGTACCGAAACCTCAACCAGTACTTCAAGCAGTACAAGTCAGTCTACAAGTGCTTCTGATACAGGAGGAGCTACGGATACTTCCTCCTCAAGCGGAACAGTAGTGTCTTCTGATAATAAAGTAACACCTACCAATAAAAAAGGTAAATCAAGTCTTCCTAGTACAGGTGAGCAAGTCAGCCTCTTGTTGGTGGCGCTAGGTGTTGCAGGAATTTTAACAGCAATTTTTCTTCATCGGAAAAAATCCAGTAAAGAATAA
- a CDS encoding dipeptidyl aminopeptidase, whose product MKHHFFSYFPFEFEATRVLWYAPYGGADYAEIARICEKIKARDAESWYREWSEFGNNLIEEINKNQSVISKGKAYLRASRYFQAAEFFLHPTDKRKLEAYEKSVAYFYQGLDLLSIPYEQYPVQYQGKNLRTLLFKPQNGSPKGTFFVCGGFDALLEELYFTSVVPALEQGYQVILFEGPGQSHLIRYENCPFTADWGSVCQAVVDAYGQRGQVISPTVGLGLSLGGLLMARAVSARPKLFDKVVLFNYFPSLVESFKISIPKFLHPYVEKGVPVLLEKGIEKYISRQFFLNWQIEHAKWVFGADNLNDLLRKASEFTEVTFTTDGLIFLSEGDNYYDYHMGLDFFNQLPSKNKQLVVFHLDSVSSWHCQNGASYVTNDHLFDWLLEERLNE is encoded by the coding sequence ATGAAACACCATTTCTTTTCCTATTTTCCGTTTGAGTTTGAAGCGACAAGGGTCCTTTGGTACGCACCTTATGGAGGGGCAGATTATGCAGAGATTGCGCGAATCTGTGAGAAAATCAAGGCTAGAGATGCAGAATCTTGGTACAGAGAATGGTCCGAATTTGGAAATAATTTAATAGAGGAAATAAATAAGAATCAATCTGTTATTTCCAAAGGGAAGGCCTATCTAAGAGCTAGTCGCTATTTTCAAGCAGCAGAATTTTTCTTACATCCGACTGACAAGCGGAAACTGGAAGCTTATGAAAAATCCGTTGCCTATTTTTATCAAGGCTTGGATTTGTTGTCTATTCCCTACGAACAATACCCTGTCCAATATCAAGGCAAAAACCTGCGGACGCTACTGTTTAAACCTCAAAATGGTAGCCCTAAAGGAACCTTCTTTGTCTGCGGAGGTTTCGATGCCCTACTGGAGGAATTATATTTTACCTCCGTTGTTCCTGCCCTAGAACAAGGCTATCAAGTTATTCTTTTTGAAGGGCCTGGTCAGTCCCATCTTATTCGCTATGAAAATTGTCCCTTCACAGCAGACTGGGGGAGTGTTTGTCAAGCGGTGGTGGATGCTTATGGTCAAAGAGGGCAAGTCATCTCGCCGACTGTTGGTCTTGGACTTTCCTTAGGTGGATTATTGATGGCACGTGCTGTGTCTGCTAGGCCGAAACTATTTGATAAGGTCGTTCTGTTTAACTATTTTCCAAGTCTGGTTGAATCGTTTAAGATTTCAATTCCGAAGTTTTTACATCCTTATGTAGAGAAGGGGGTTCCAGTCTTGTTGGAAAAGGGAATAGAGAAATACATTTCAAGGCAATTTTTCCTAAACTGGCAAATTGAACATGCTAAATGGGTCTTCGGCGCGGATAACTTGAATGACTTGCTTAGAAAGGCGAGTGAATTTACAGAAGTGACTTTTACAACAGATGGCCTCATCTTTTTGTCGGAAGGTGACAATTACTATGATTATCATATGGGGCTAGATTTTTTTAATCAATTACCGAGTAAAAACAAGCAACTGGTTGTGTTTCATCTCGATAGCGTTTCCTCATGGCATTGTCAAAACGGTGCATCCTACGTGACGAATGATCACTTGTTTGATTGGTTATTGGAGGAGAGATTGAATGAATAG
- a CDS encoding winged helix-turn-helix transcriptional regulator: MTEKHPLRELAQPLLGKWAVAIILSLAEGEKHFALLEREIGQVSRKVLDQNLKALIEINLVEKIGQSSQGYKVFYRLTPLGKEFLPLLLQIKQWIRDHEEELKPKK; encoded by the coding sequence ATGACAGAAAAGCATCCCTTACGAGAACTGGCTCAACCACTTCTTGGCAAATGGGCAGTCGCCATTATCCTTTCTTTAGCAGAAGGAGAAAAACATTTTGCCCTTTTGGAGAGAGAAATTGGACAGGTATCCCGAAAAGTTCTCGATCAAAATCTCAAGGCGCTCATCGAGATAAACTTGGTTGAAAAAATCGGACAATCCTCCCAGGGATACAAGGTCTTCTACCGCTTAACCCCTCTAGGTAAAGAATTTCTCCCCCTGCTCCTTCAGATTAAGCAGTGGATAAGAGACCATGAAGAGGAACTGAAGCCTAAAAAATAA
- the tpx gene encoding thiol peroxidase, with protein MTTFIGKPVTLVGPQLRVGDTAPDFVLMANDLSLKSLKDFGKQTKVISVVPSIDTGICDTQTRRFNQELADRDNTVVITISADLPFAQKRWCGAAGLEDAITLSDYYDHAFGKSYGVLMREWNLLARAVFVLNADNQITYVEYLDNVNEHPDYEAALEAVK; from the coding sequence ATGACAACCTTTATTGGAAAACCAGTGACCTTGGTAGGTCCGCAGTTACGAGTGGGAGATACGGCTCCTGACTTTGTCCTTATGGCCAATGACTTGAGTTTGAAAAGTCTGAAAGACTTTGGCAAGCAGACCAAGGTCATCAGTGTTGTGCCTTCTATTGACACAGGGATTTGCGATACCCAGACCCGTCGCTTTAATCAGGAACTGGCTGACCGTGACAATACGGTTGTCATCACCATTTCAGCTGACCTCCCCTTTGCCCAAAAACGATGGTGCGGCGCTGCAGGTTTGGAAGATGCCATCACCCTGTCTGATTACTACGATCATGCCTTTGGTAAATCCTACGGTGTGCTCATGCGGGAGTGGAATTTGCTGGCACGTGCGGTCTTTGTCCTCAATGCAGACAACCAAATCACCTACGTAGAATATTTGGATAATGTCAACGAACATCCAGACTATGAGGCGGCTTTGGAGGCTGTCAAATAA
- a CDS encoding IS1182 family transposase has product MLHKEKPDYNRNQYGFYTLDQLVPEDNFLRQVEAVIDFDFIYDLVEDTYSPDNGRPSLDPVMLVKIPLIQCFYGIRSMRQTIKDIEVNTAYRWFLGLTLDDKVPHFMTYGKNYSRRFQEKGLIESIFTHILGLCINAGLIDPTEIFIDGTHIKAAANNRKFINQEVEKQAKFMSEQLEIEINQDRVKHGKKPLKPVEKREVKNQKLSTTDPESGWFHKGDHKEVFAYSAQVACDKYGWALAYSVEAGNIHDSQAFPALFAKLEPLKPKSIIADSGYKTPSIAKFLIDKEITPVLPYTRPRGKKGQLRPKDLVYDEHFDCVLCPEHQALTYRTTTREGYREYKSDPAICANCPLLSVCTTSKNHQKVVTRHIWKEYLEQCEDIRHQRGMKELYQHRKETIERLFGTAKEYHNLRYTREKGKSKMEDKIGLTLACLNLKKLVKRMARRPFYFVQMGWFQH; this is encoded by the coding sequence ATGTTACACAAAGAAAAACCTGACTATAACCGCAATCAGTACGGTTTCTATACCCTTGACCAGCTTGTGCCTGAGGATAATTTCCTGCGCCAAGTGGAAGCTGTGATTGACTTCGACTTCATTTATGACCTAGTAGAAGATACCTATTCGCCTGATAATGGTCGTCCTAGTCTTGACCCTGTCATGTTAGTTAAAATTCCTCTGATTCAGTGCTTTTATGGTATTCGTTCCATGCGTCAGACCATCAAGGATATTGAAGTGAATACTGCCTATCGCTGGTTTCTTGGTTTAACCCTAGATGACAAGGTGCCTCACTTCATGACATACGGCAAAAATTATTCGCGTCGCTTTCAAGAGAAAGGGTTGATTGAGTCCATTTTCACGCATATTCTTGGGCTATGTATCAATGCAGGCCTGATTGACCCGACGGAGATTTTCATAGACGGAACTCATATTAAAGCTGCGGCCAATAATCGTAAGTTTATCAACCAAGAGGTGGAAAAGCAGGCTAAATTCATGAGTGAACAGCTGGAAATCGAAATTAATCAAGATCGGGTAAAGCACGGAAAAAAGCCACTAAAGCCCGTCGAAAAAAGAGAGGTTAAAAACCAGAAACTATCCACTACCGACCCTGAGAGTGGCTGGTTCCACAAAGGAGACCATAAGGAGGTATTTGCTTATTCAGCCCAAGTTGCCTGTGATAAGTATGGATGGGCACTTGCTTATAGTGTTGAGGCTGGCAATATCCATGACAGCCAGGCTTTTCCTGCACTTTTTGCCAAGCTTGAACCCTTGAAACCCAAGTCTATCATTGCGGATTCGGGCTATAAAACTCCCAGTATTGCCAAGTTTCTAATTGATAAGGAAATCACTCCTGTCCTTCCCTACACCCGTCCCCGTGGGAAGAAGGGACAACTTCGTCCTAAAGATTTGGTCTATGACGAACACTTCGATTGTGTCCTGTGTCCTGAACATCAGGCCTTGACCTATCGCACGACTACCCGAGAAGGCTACCGAGAATACAAAAGTGACCCAGCAATTTGTGCCAACTGTCCCCTATTATCAGTATGTACGACCAGTAAGAACCATCAAAAAGTTGTCACGCGGCATATTTGGAAGGAGTATTTGGAACAGTGCGAGGATATTCGTCATCAAAGAGGGATGAAGGAGCTCTACCAACATCGGAAAGAGACGATTGAACGGCTATTTGGCACAGCCAAGGAATACCATAATCTGCGCTACACGAGGGAAAAAGGCAAGTCCAAAATGGAGGATAAGATTGGACTGACTTTGGCGTGCTTAAATCTCAAAAAACTAGTTAAAAGGATGGCAAGAAGGCCTTTTTATTTTGTCCAGATGGGGTGGTTTCAGCATTAA
- a CDS encoding helix-turn-helix domain-containing protein, with translation MSIQLGSRLKQKRKEMKLSQKELAEGVCKQGQISRIESGAYTPGSELLFELSKKLNVSMNYFFEDTVSEQEEELVEFKTVVRNFLVHRDYQGLRYVYELESNNKHRLSVANQLYIEWIGGLVDFYFYDKKKEAISKMEYLLEKLESSNLFFLQVSNTLLNFYFDINDEELFDVQFERLIEKTDNFQPITIEELELKIKLQYNISRYLWLKKDYIQAIASITKAIEFCRSHRSYYSLPDLFCLLGNVHEELGNTESAKQHFRQAYFLYKLDANRQMELNLERYIEEDKI, from the coding sequence ATGAGTATACAACTAGGTTCTAGGTTAAAACAAAAAAGAAAAGAGATGAAATTATCTCAGAAAGAATTGGCAGAAGGTGTATGTAAACAAGGTCAAATTAGTAGAATTGAGAGTGGCGCTTATACTCCAGGCTCTGAATTGCTTTTTGAATTATCAAAAAAACTAAATGTTTCGATGAATTACTTTTTTGAAGACACTGTTTCTGAGCAGGAGGAGGAGTTAGTAGAATTTAAAACTGTTGTCCGAAATTTCTTAGTCCATAGAGACTACCAAGGACTACGATATGTTTATGAATTGGAGTCTAATAATAAACATCGTTTATCGGTAGCAAATCAATTATACATAGAGTGGATAGGTGGATTAGTTGATTTTTATTTTTATGATAAAAAGAAGGAAGCTATATCCAAAATGGAATATTTACTTGAAAAATTGGAGAGTTCTAATTTATTTTTTTTACAAGTATCAAATACACTCCTAAATTTTTATTTTGATATTAATGATGAAGAATTATTTGATGTACAATTTGAAAGACTGATAGAAAAAACGGATAATTTCCAACCTATCACGATTGAAGAATTGGAATTAAAAATTAAGCTTCAATATAACATTTCACGTTATCTATGGCTAAAGAAGGATTACATCCAAGCTATAGCTAGCATCACAAAGGCTATCGAATTTTGTAGGTCACACAGAAGCTATTATTCATTACCCGATTTATTTTGTTTACTAGGTAATGTCCATGAAGAACTTGGAAATACAGAGAGTGCGAAACAACATTTTCGTCAGGCATATTTTTTATATAAATTGGATGCTAACCGACAAATGGAATTGAATTTGGAGCGATATATAGAAGAAGACAAAATCTAA